The genomic stretch AACATTTTTATTTAAAAGAGGATAGAAAACTTAAAGATATAGAAATTTATGCAGAAGAAAAGTTTGGAGATTTAGCAGGATTTGCTCAACAGTATTTATTTTATTATGCAAGAGAAAAGGGAATTGGTAGAAAAAAGAATAAGTAAGATAAACAAGGTGATTAGGTGTATAAAATATTAGTTGTGGAAGATGATAAAAAAATTGTAAATCTTATAAAAGATAAATTAGAAAGGTATGGTTATAAAGTAGCCATAGTAGAAGATTATTCTAATATTAAAGGTGAATTTATAAAAGAAAAACCACAATTAGTTCTTCTAGATATTAATTTACCTAATTATGATGGGTTTTTCTGGTGTAGAGAAATAAGGAGTATATCTAAGGTTCCTATTATATTTATATCCGCTAGATTTTCAGACATGGATCAAATAATGGCTATAGAAAATGGTGGAGATGACTATATTGTTAAACCTTTCTCTTTTGAGCTTTTGCTAGCTAAAATCAAAAGTGTTTTAAGAAGGACTTATGGAGAATATGCAGAAAATGAATTTAAAGATATATATGAAGTAGATGGAGTTTATTTATATAAAACTCAGAATATAGTTGAGTGGAAAGATAAGAAAATTGAGCTAAGTAAAAACGAGTTTGCATTATTGTACATTCTTATTTCTAATTTAAATATAATAGTTTCTAGAGAGACTCTTTTAGAGGAACTTTGGGATGATATAGATTTTGTTGATGACAATACTTTATCTGTAAATATTGCTCGTCTTAGAAAAAGATTAGAAGACATAGGAATACATAATACTATTCAAACCAAAAGAGGACAAGGTTATTCTATGGTTAAGACTTGGCGGTGATAAGGTGAAATTTAAAGATTATATAAAGGATAGAGCATTATATATTCTATTTTATATTATAAGTACTATTTTGGTTATAATTATAATGATGTTAGATTTAATTATTAGACAGGAAAAGCTTCAATGGTCTAATATAATTTATGCTTTTATATTATCCTTTGTATTTTTAATAATTTTAATAACTATAGATTATATGAAAAAGCGAAAATTTTATGAATTTATTAATTATAGTCTAAAAGACAATGAAAATCTAGAATATATATTTAGTCTTCCAGATAATACAAGCAAGGAACATAAAGCTTTTAAAGAACTTTTAATTAATAATTATATGATCTACGAAAATAAGTTAGATAAATATAGAAAAACTCATAAAACTCAATTAGAATTTAATAATAGATGGGTTCATCAAATGAAAACTCCTATTTCTGTAATTAAACTTATACTAGAAAATGAAAAAGATAGAAATACTGATGAAGCTTCAAAAAAAAGCTATGAAAGTATAGAAGAAGAAATAGAAAAATTGTCCAATGGGCTAGAAATGGCTTTATATACTTTACGAGTAAATGATTTTGAGCAAGATTTTAAAATAGAGGAGATAAACCTATTAGAGGTTGTAAGAAATGTTATTAATGAAAATAAAAATGCTTTTATAGTAAATGGTATCTATCCTAAAATAGTCTCCCAAGAAAAACTAATAGTAAAAAGTGATAAGAAGTGGATAAAATTTATTATTAACCAAATTATATCTAATAGTATAAAATATTCAAAAGTAAAAGATTTTCAAGATAAATCTGTAACCATTGAATTCAGTAAAGAAGTAGATAAAACTATACTTTCTATAGAAGATAAAGGAGTAGGAATACCTGAACAGGATATAAAAAGAATATTTAACCCTTTTTTTACTGGTGAAAATGGAAGGAAATATTTAGAATCAACAGGTATGGGTCTTTACCTTTCCAAAGATATATGTAATCGGTTAGGCCATGGCATAGAAGTAGAATCTACTGAAGGAGTAGGGACTAAAACAAAAATAACCTTTTACCATGGCAAAAGCATTTATAGTTTATAAGTATTGAATATGACAATATTGCAAGATATGAATTAAATTTGAAAGAGAAATCAATGGAAGGATTTCTCTTCTTTTTTTATACTATATATATAGTTAATGAAATAGGAGGTAAGGAAATGACAGTATTGGAAACTAAAAATTTATCGAAAATATATGGTGGAAAAGGTAAAGGCATATCTGTTAAAGCCTTAGAAGATTTTAATATGGGAATAAAGGAAGGCGAATTTGTTGCAATTATGGGACCATCAGGAAGTGGTAAAACTACTTTATTAAATATATTAGCTACAATAGATTCGCCATCTTCTGGAGAGGTATTAGTAAATGGAAAAAATCCTCATAAATTAAAAGAAGATGAATTAGCTATATTTAGAAGAAAGTATTTAGGATTTATTTTCCAAGACTTTAATCTATTAGATACTTTATCAGTGAAGGAAAATATTATTCTTCCACTAGTATTAGAAGAATTTAAGAAAAATGAAATTGATAGAAGAGTTGATGATATAGCATCAGTATTAAATATAAAAGATATTTTAAATAAAAGGACTTATGAAATATCAGGAGGACAACAACAAAGAACAGCCTGTGCTAGAGCTTTAATAAATGAACCATCAATAATATTAGCAGATGAGCCTACAGGAAACTTAGATTCAAAAGCATCCTATGATTTAATGTCATCTTTAGAAAAAATAAATAAAGAAAAAAATGCGACTATAGCAATGGTAACTCATGACGCTTTTGCAGCTAGTTTTTGTAATAGAATGATAATGATAAAGGATGGTAAATATTTTACTGAGCTAGTAAAGAAATCTAATAGACAAATATTTTTCAAGGAAATATTAGATGCTTTATCCCTTCTTGGTGGTGGATATAATGAAAATATCTAATATGGCTATTAAAAACATTAAAGGAAATTTATATAGATATATAATGTATTATTTAAGCAATTCTTTTGCAGTTACAGCCTTTTTTATATTTGCTAACTTTGTATTTCATCCATCAATAGATGCAAAATCTATGGATGGCCATGAAATAGCAAAAATGGGTGCTACCAATGGTATGGTAATTAGTCAAGTTATAATAGTGATATTTTCTATATTCTTTGTAGGTTATTCAACTTCTATATTTTTAAAGTCTAGAGGAAAAGAATTTGGTCTTCTCTCGCTATATGGAATGACTAGAGGACAAATAAAAAAATATGTGCTTATAGAAAATACTATTATATCTATTATGTCAATATTTACGGGAATATTGACAGGAGCCATATTTTCAAAGCTATTCTTTATGATAATGGAAGGGTTCTTAGAAATAAAGTTGCCTTTTAATATATCTATTAAAGCCATAGGGCTTACTAGTTTGATCTTCTTTGCATTATTTGAAATAGTAAATATTGTTATGCTATTTAAAATAAAGAATAAGGAGATAATAGAGCAATTAAGATCTAGTAATATACCTAAGACTATACCTAAATTTTCTAAAGCTAAATCGATATTAGGTGTAAGTTTAATTTTAATAGGATATATTGTAGCATG from Tissierellales bacterium encodes the following:
- a CDS encoding 8-oxoguanine DNA glycosylase, with translation LPGVGPKVSDCILLFSLDKNDAFPVDVWVKRVMEHFYLKEDRKLKDIEIYAEEKFGDLAGFAQQYLFYYAREKGIGRKKNK
- a CDS encoding response regulator transcription factor, with amino-acid sequence MYKILVVEDDKKIVNLIKDKLERYGYKVAIVEDYSNIKGEFIKEKPQLVLLDINLPNYDGFFWCREIRSISKVPIIFISARFSDMDQIMAIENGGDDYIVKPFSFELLLAKIKSVLRRTYGEYAENEFKDIYEVDGVYLYKTQNIVEWKDKKIELSKNEFALLYILISNLNIIVSRETLLEELWDDIDFVDDNTLSVNIARLRKRLEDIGIHNTIQTKRGQGYSMVKTWR
- a CDS encoding sensor histidine kinase, with amino-acid sequence MKFKDYIKDRALYILFYIISTILVIIIMMLDLIIRQEKLQWSNIIYAFILSFVFLIILITIDYMKKRKFYEFINYSLKDNENLEYIFSLPDNTSKEHKAFKELLINNYMIYENKLDKYRKTHKTQLEFNNRWVHQMKTPISVIKLILENEKDRNTDEASKKSYESIEEEIEKLSNGLEMALYTLRVNDFEQDFKIEEINLLEVVRNVINENKNAFIVNGIYPKIVSQEKLIVKSDKKWIKFIINQIISNSIKYSKVKDFQDKSVTIEFSKEVDKTILSIEDKGVGIPEQDIKRIFNPFFTGENGRKYLESTGMGLYLSKDICNRLGHGIEVESTEGVGTKTKITFYHGKSIYSL
- a CDS encoding ABC transporter ATP-binding protein translates to MTVLETKNLSKIYGGKGKGISVKALEDFNMGIKEGEFVAIMGPSGSGKTTLLNILATIDSPSSGEVLVNGKNPHKLKEDELAIFRRKYLGFIFQDFNLLDTLSVKENIILPLVLEEFKKNEIDRRVDDIASVLNIKDILNKRTYEISGGQQQRTACARALINEPSIILADEPTGNLDSKASYDLMSSLEKINKEKNATIAMVTHDAFAASFCNRMIMIKDGKYFTELVKKSNRQIFFKEILDALSLLGGGYNENI